One genomic region from Skermania piniformis encodes:
- the tsaD gene encoding tRNA (adenosine(37)-N6)-threonylcarbamoyltransferase complex transferase subunit TsaD: protein MIVLGIESSCDETGVGVVRWRDDRTCEQLADEVASSVAEHARFGGVVPEIASRAHLEAIRPTVRRALSAAGIDRPDAVAVTVGPGLAGALLVGVAAAKAYAAAWDLPLYAVNHLGGHVAVDTLEHGPMPPAVALLVSGGHTHLLRVDDLAEPIAELGSTVDDAAGEAFDKVARLLGMGYPGGPEIDRAARDGDPAAIAFPRGMTGPRDAPYDFSFSGLKTAVARYVEARRAAGDPISVADVAASFQEAVADVLTRKAMRAVADSGMDTLVLGGGATANSRIRALAEQRCAAAGITLRVPKPRLCTDNGVMIASYAAHLIAGGAIPSPLTVAADPALSVRIGQLD from the coding sequence ATGATCGTGCTCGGCATCGAAAGCTCCTGCGACGAGACCGGGGTGGGCGTCGTGCGGTGGCGGGACGACCGCACGTGCGAGCAGCTCGCCGACGAGGTGGCTTCCAGCGTCGCCGAGCACGCCCGGTTCGGTGGGGTGGTTCCGGAGATCGCCTCCCGGGCGCACCTGGAAGCGATCCGACCGACCGTGCGCCGGGCGCTGTCCGCTGCCGGGATCGACCGACCGGATGCGGTTGCGGTCACCGTCGGTCCCGGCCTTGCCGGTGCGCTGCTGGTCGGTGTCGCTGCGGCCAAGGCGTACGCGGCGGCCTGGGACCTGCCGCTGTACGCGGTCAACCACCTGGGCGGGCACGTGGCGGTGGACACGCTCGAGCACGGTCCGATGCCTCCGGCCGTGGCGCTGCTGGTCTCCGGCGGACACACGCATCTGCTTCGGGTCGACGACCTGGCCGAACCGATCGCCGAGTTGGGCAGCACCGTGGACGACGCCGCCGGGGAAGCGTTCGACAAGGTGGCTCGACTGCTCGGCATGGGATATCCGGGCGGACCGGAGATCGACCGGGCGGCGCGCGACGGCGACCCGGCCGCGATTGCTTTTCCGCGAGGCATGACCGGACCGCGCGACGCCCCCTACGACTTTTCGTTCTCCGGGCTCAAGACTGCGGTGGCGCGCTACGTCGAGGCACGGCGGGCCGCCGGTGACCCCATTTCGGTGGCCGACGTCGCCGCGTCCTTTCAAGAGGCGGTGGCCGACGTGCTCACCCGCAAGGCGATGCGGGCGGTCGCCGACTCCGGGATGGACACGCTGGTGCTCGGGGGCGGCGCCACCGCCAACTCCCGAATCCGGGCGTTGGCCGAGCAGCGCTGTGCGGCCGCGGGGATCACGCTGCGGGTGCCGAAGCCCCGACTGTGCACCGACAACGGGGTGATGATCGCCAGCTATGCCGCACATCTGATCGCCGGGGGTGCAATACCGTCCCCGCTGACCGTTGCCGCGGACCCGGCCTTGTCGGTTCGGATCGGTCAGCTTGATTGA
- the groL gene encoding chaperonin GroEL (60 kDa chaperone family; promotes refolding of misfolded polypeptides especially under stressful conditions; forms two stacked rings of heptamers to form a barrel-shaped 14mer; ends can be capped by GroES; misfolded proteins enter the barrel where they are refolded when GroES binds), with protein MAKQIEYDENARRALERGVDKLADAVRVTLGPRGRHVVLAKAFGGPTVTNDGVTIAREIDLEDPFENLGAQLVKSVATKTNDVAGDGTTTATVLAQAMVKAGLRNIAAGANPIALGSGMSKAADRVSEELLAMATPVSGETEIAQVATVSSRDDEIGEMVGRALTTVGNDGVVTVEESSTLNTELEVTEGVQFDKGFLSLYFVTDLDAQQAVLDDAYVLLYREKISSLPDFLPLLEKIAESGKPVLIVAEDVEGEALSVLVVNAIRKTVKAVAVKAPFFGDRRKAFLDDLAIVTGGTVINADLGLTLRDAGLDLLGTARRVVVTKDDTTIVDGGGSAEAIADRVSQLRGEIEHTDSDWDREKLAERLAKLSGGVAVIKVGAATETALKERKYRVEDAVAAAKAAVEEGIVPGGGAALIAAAAQLGTLRDSLSGDEALGVEVVRRGLAAPLYWIAANAGADGSVVTARVTENPKLGFNAATLEYGDLLAAGVVDPVKVTRSAVLNATSVARMVLTTESAVVDKPEPDEDDAGHHGHSH; from the coding sequence ATGGCCAAGCAGATCGAGTACGACGAGAACGCTCGTCGCGCGCTCGAGCGTGGGGTCGACAAGCTCGCCGATGCGGTTCGGGTGACCCTCGGCCCGCGGGGTCGGCACGTGGTGCTCGCCAAGGCGTTCGGTGGGCCGACCGTGACCAACGACGGGGTGACGATCGCGCGCGAGATCGACCTGGAGGATCCGTTCGAAAATCTGGGCGCGCAGCTGGTGAAGAGCGTCGCCACCAAGACCAACGACGTCGCCGGCGATGGCACCACCACCGCGACGGTGCTCGCGCAGGCGATGGTCAAGGCGGGGTTGCGCAACATCGCCGCCGGCGCGAATCCGATCGCGCTCGGCTCGGGGATGTCCAAGGCCGCCGACCGGGTATCGGAGGAACTGCTCGCGATGGCTACCCCGGTCTCCGGGGAAACCGAGATCGCTCAGGTGGCCACGGTGTCCTCACGGGACGACGAGATCGGCGAGATGGTCGGTCGGGCGTTGACCACGGTCGGGAACGACGGGGTGGTCACGGTGGAGGAGTCGTCCACCCTGAACACCGAGCTCGAGGTCACCGAGGGCGTTCAGTTCGACAAGGGTTTCCTGTCGCTGTACTTCGTCACCGACCTCGACGCGCAGCAGGCGGTGCTCGACGACGCCTACGTGCTGCTCTATCGCGAGAAGATCAGCTCGCTGCCGGACTTCCTGCCGCTGCTGGAGAAGATCGCCGAGTCCGGCAAGCCGGTGCTGATCGTCGCCGAGGACGTCGAGGGCGAGGCGTTGTCGGTGCTGGTCGTCAATGCGATCCGCAAGACGGTCAAGGCGGTTGCGGTGAAGGCGCCGTTCTTCGGCGATCGGCGCAAGGCGTTCCTCGACGATCTGGCGATCGTCACCGGCGGAACCGTGATCAATGCCGATCTCGGGCTCACGTTGCGCGATGCCGGCCTGGACCTGCTCGGTACGGCGCGTCGGGTGGTGGTCACCAAGGACGACACGACGATCGTGGACGGGGGTGGCAGCGCCGAGGCGATCGCCGACCGGGTATCGCAACTGCGGGGCGAGATCGAGCACACCGACTCCGATTGGGATCGGGAAAAGCTGGCCGAGCGGTTGGCCAAGCTGTCCGGTGGGGTCGCCGTGATCAAGGTGGGCGCCGCGACCGAGACGGCGCTCAAGGAGCGTAAGTACCGCGTCGAAGACGCGGTCGCGGCGGCCAAGGCCGCGGTGGAAGAGGGCATCGTTCCCGGCGGCGGAGCTGCGCTGATCGCGGCTGCAGCCCAACTCGGAACGCTGCGCGACTCGCTGTCCGGCGACGAGGCGTTGGGGGTCGAGGTGGTCCGGCGTGGCTTGGCCGCGCCGCTCTACTGGATCGCCGCCAACGCCGGTGCCGACGGTTCGGTCGTGACCGCGCGGGTCACCGAAAATCCGAAGCTGGGCTTCAATGCGGCGACGCTGGAGTACGGCGACCTGCTCGCCGCCGGGGTGGTCGACCCGGTCAAGGTGACCCGCTCCGCGGTGCTCAACGCCACCTCGGTGGCCCGGATGGTGCTGACCACCGAAAGCGCGGTGGTGGACAAGCCGGAGCCCGACGAGGACGACGCGGGCCACCACGGCCACAGCCACTGA
- the groES gene encoding co-chaperone GroES, protein MASVNIKPLEDKILVQANEAETTTASGLVIPDTAKEKPQEGTVIAVGEGRVSDSGDRIPVDVKAGDTVIYSKYGGTEIKYAGEEYLILSARDVLAVVTK, encoded by the coding sequence GTGGCGAGCGTGAACATCAAGCCGCTCGAGGACAAGATCCTCGTCCAGGCCAACGAGGCCGAGACGACGACGGCCTCCGGCCTGGTCATCCCGGACACGGCCAAGGAGAAGCCGCAGGAAGGCACCGTCATCGCCGTCGGCGAGGGGCGGGTTTCCGATTCCGGCGACCGCATCCCGGTCGACGTCAAGGCCGGCGACACGGTCATCTACAGCAAGTACGGCGGCACCGAGATCAAGTACGCCGGTGAGGAGTACCTGATCCTGTCGGCCCGCGACGTCCTCGCCGTGGTGACCAAGTAA
- a CDS encoding WhiB family transcriptional regulator: MPTPIRLPGPNADVWDWQMRGSCRGVDSSVFFHPDGERGRARTQREVRAKQICRECPVMAQCRAHALRVAEPYGIWGGMSENERELHTRGLRRRLAG; the protein is encoded by the coding sequence ATGCCTACGCCGATTCGACTTCCCGGCCCCAACGCCGACGTGTGGGACTGGCAGATGCGCGGTTCGTGTCGCGGCGTCGATTCGTCGGTCTTCTTCCATCCGGACGGCGAACGCGGTCGGGCCCGTACCCAGCGTGAGGTGCGGGCGAAACAGATCTGCCGGGAATGCCCGGTCATGGCCCAGTGTCGCGCACACGCGCTCCGCGTGGCGGAGCCGTACGGCATCTGGGGCGGTATGTCCGAGAATGAGCGGGAGCTACACACCCGCGGGCTACGCCGCCGACTCGCCGGCTGA
- the tsaE gene encoding tRNA (adenosine(37)-N6)-threonylcarbamoyltransferase complex ATPase subunit type 1 TsaE: MNEPDHPEKPGHPEEHGTEERGAVLRLPTTADTEAFGRTLAAGLRAGDLVILDGPLGAGKTALTRGIAAGLGVTGRVSSPTFVIARTHRARPGGIGLVHVDAYRLDPASGTGVLDELDALDLDTELTDAVVVVEWGVGVAERLADRYLLVRLRREPDSDVRTAAWEWVAR, translated from the coding sequence ATGAACGAGCCGGACCACCCCGAGAAGCCGGGCCACCCCGAGGAGCACGGCACCGAAGAGCGCGGCGCCGTGTTGCGGTTGCCGACCACGGCCGATACCGAAGCGTTCGGACGCACTCTGGCAGCCGGCCTGCGCGCCGGTGACCTGGTGATCCTGGACGGCCCGCTCGGCGCCGGCAAGACGGCCCTGACGCGCGGCATCGCCGCCGGACTCGGTGTCACCGGGCGGGTCAGTTCGCCGACCTTCGTCATCGCCCGGACGCACCGGGCGCGGCCGGGTGGGATCGGACTGGTGCACGTCGACGCCTATCGACTCGATCCGGCTTCCGGCACCGGCGTCCTGGACGAGTTGGATGCGCTCGACCTCGACACCGAGCTGACCGACGCAGTCGTCGTCGTCGAGTGGGGGGTCGGGGTGGCCGAACGGTTGGCGGATCGGTATCTGCTGGTGCGACTACGCCGGGAACCGGACTCCGACGTGCGTACCGCCGCTTGGGAATGGGTTGCGCGCTAG
- a CDS encoding Hsp70 family protein, whose protein sequence is MRTSLGVSAGTEVVCAALLTTTSGGDRASEYRVLVADETTTDLGALIASSINMMTTLSRPPVEPTGIAIAYRTKEQTDGIRSAMSTQRREVRLVPESAAVNTYLQQSGHISRYRTIAVADLGASGLTVTVLDPSDGAVLGCQRTELVSGGAIDQLLLRELQHHHAAADPSIREPRGNLVDRARNAKEHLSTHNAVTLDHVAGRPLQMTRGDFEWLIADQIRQAAGFTRAVCDRTSRQPELIVLIGGGANIPALRSGLSNQLGVRTVVIDEPEAVIAKGAALIADAPPSPTYPIVSLAPEAPKTFPKVAGMVAGALLAAALIVGYGVQALRAPSNSVSPAGTNNEQSFEVPTSTGVPPATLSETSSPGPTTPSPRSQLPGPSPGGEPVLPTAPTAGSSSEPPTLRPGPGLSDLPWPGLLPPTPPTGG, encoded by the coding sequence ATGCGTACGTCGCTGGGCGTCTCGGCGGGAACCGAGGTCGTTTGCGCCGCACTCCTCACCACCACGAGCGGGGGCGACCGAGCGAGCGAGTACCGGGTACTGGTAGCTGACGAAACTACCACCGACCTCGGCGCATTGATCGCATCCTCGATCAATATGATGACCACGTTGTCGCGGCCGCCGGTCGAACCGACCGGCATCGCAATCGCCTACCGAACCAAGGAGCAGACCGACGGCATCCGCTCGGCGATGAGCACTCAGCGTCGCGAGGTCCGGCTGGTGCCGGAGTCCGCTGCGGTGAACACCTACTTGCAGCAGAGTGGTCATATCTCCCGGTACCGCACGATCGCCGTCGCCGACCTGGGCGCCAGCGGACTGACGGTGACCGTACTCGATCCCTCGGACGGCGCCGTGTTGGGGTGTCAGCGGACCGAACTGGTCAGTGGCGGCGCCATCGATCAGCTGCTGCTCCGAGAGCTGCAGCACCACCACGCCGCCGCCGACCCGTCCATCCGCGAGCCCCGAGGCAATCTGGTCGATCGTGCTCGCAATGCGAAGGAACACCTGTCGACCCATAACGCGGTCACCCTCGACCACGTGGCCGGACGCCCTCTGCAGATGACCCGGGGCGACTTCGAGTGGCTGATCGCCGATCAGATCCGTCAGGCCGCCGGGTTCACCCGAGCGGTATGCGACCGGACATCGCGCCAACCGGAGCTGATCGTGCTGATCGGCGGCGGCGCCAACATCCCGGCGTTGCGTTCGGGGTTGTCGAATCAGCTCGGCGTCCGAACCGTGGTGATCGACGAGCCGGAAGCGGTGATCGCGAAGGGTGCGGCATTGATTGCGGACGCGCCGCCGTCGCCGACCTATCCCATCGTGAGTCTCGCGCCGGAGGCGCCGAAAACCTTCCCCAAGGTGGCCGGAATGGTGGCCGGGGCACTCTTGGCCGCCGCTCTGATCGTCGGTTACGGCGTCCAGGCATTGCGCGCGCCGAGCAACTCGGTGTCGCCGGCCGGGACGAACAACGAGCAGAGCTTCGAGGTGCCGACATCGACCGGCGTGCCGCCGGCGACCCTGTCCGAGACGAGCAGCCCCGGCCCGACCACGCCCAGCCCGCGGTCACAGCTGCCCGGGCCGAGCCCGGGCGGGGAACCGGTGCTCCCCACCGCACCGACCGCCGGCTCCAGTAGCGAGCCGCCCACGTTGCGCCCGGGGCCCGGACTCTCCGATCTACCGTGGCCCGGACTACTGCCGCCCACCCCACCAACCGGCGGCTGA
- a CDS encoding anti-sigma-D factor RsdA yields the protein MARDWREVGSDWRRDEPYADHFDDGVPVDIAAVRRDDALIDAIAGDGPVATDDDDEYRLAVLLTAWRADIVTTPLPAGPDLDTVADLVEQELAAVRSRRSIGSRLWLVRPIAGAAALVALAMGGMTAISYNAEPGDPLWKVKEVVFADQADSTVAQVDTRSDLNHAEELLSTGNAPEAKMYLDRASQRVGDVGDTRNRDQLLDRWNELMNKVNTLSQSPTTPAAPAVVVPTTVDPALTIPQLPSTAVLVPTMTDTPSFPTVPGLPGVQLPPEATLPTIPSLPQFGGGTAPKVEVPQIDPPTVEVPSVSVPTMPSLPAATVPGSIPSNLTVPSVPSVPTVEIPELPAPLN from the coding sequence ATGGCGAGGGATTGGCGTGAAGTCGGCAGCGACTGGCGTCGCGACGAGCCCTACGCCGATCATTTCGACGACGGCGTTCCAGTCGATATCGCCGCAGTGCGGCGAGACGATGCGCTGATCGATGCGATCGCGGGGGATGGTCCGGTGGCCACCGACGATGACGATGAATATCGTCTCGCGGTGCTGCTCACCGCATGGCGTGCAGATATCGTAACAACACCGTTGCCCGCCGGTCCGGATTTGGACACGGTAGCCGACCTGGTCGAGCAGGAGCTGGCGGCGGTGCGCAGTCGGCGCAGCATCGGCAGTCGGCTCTGGCTGGTTCGACCGATCGCCGGTGCGGCCGCGCTGGTTGCGCTGGCGATGGGTGGGATGACCGCGATCTCCTACAACGCAGAGCCGGGTGACCCGCTCTGGAAAGTCAAGGAAGTCGTATTCGCCGATCAGGCCGATTCGACGGTGGCCCAGGTCGATACCCGATCGGACCTGAATCACGCCGAAGAGCTGTTGTCCACCGGCAATGCGCCGGAAGCGAAGATGTATCTGGACCGGGCCAGTCAGCGTGTCGGCGACGTGGGCGACACCAGAAATCGTGATCAGCTGCTCGATCGTTGGAACGAGCTGATGAACAAGGTCAACACGTTGTCGCAGTCGCCGACGACGCCGGCGGCGCCTGCGGTGGTTGTTCCGACCACGGTCGACCCGGCGTTGACCATTCCCCAGCTGCCGTCCACGGCGGTTCTGGTGCCGACGATGACCGATACGCCGAGCTTTCCCACGGTCCCGGGATTGCCCGGAGTGCAGTTGCCGCCCGAAGCCACATTGCCGACCATCCCGTCGCTTCCGCAATTCGGGGGTGGTACGGCGCCGAAAGTCGAAGTACCGCAGATCGATCCACCGACGGTGGAAGTGCCCAGCGTGAGTGTGCCCACCATGCCGTCGCTTCCGGCGGCAACCGTGCCGGGGTCGATTCCGTCGAATCTGACCGTTCCGTCGGTTCCCTCCGTGCCGACGGTGGAAATCCCGGAACTACCGGCGCCGTTGAACTGA
- a CDS encoding DUF5319 domain-containing protein: MRDHFPPGLPPDPFAGDPTDPTAELDALEPGQPLDPQERLAVEEDLADLAVYEALLGHRGVRGLVVSCEDCDSDHYHDWDMLRANLLQLLVDGTVRPHEPAYDPMPEAYVTWDYCRGYADASMNEALHGDGFDN, encoded by the coding sequence GTGCGAGACCATTTCCCTCCGGGGCTGCCACCGGACCCGTTCGCCGGTGACCCCACCGACCCGACGGCCGAGCTGGACGCGCTCGAGCCTGGGCAACCGCTCGATCCGCAGGAACGTCTGGCGGTCGAGGAAGATCTCGCCGATCTGGCGGTATACGAGGCATTGCTCGGGCACCGCGGTGTGCGCGGCCTGGTCGTGAGCTGCGAAGACTGCGACTCCGACCACTACCACGACTGGGACATGCTGCGCGCCAACCTGCTGCAGCTGCTGGTGGACGGCACGGTTCGACCCCACGAACCGGCTTACGATCCGATGCCCGAGGCATATGTCACCTGGGACTACTGTCGCGGCTACGCCGACGCCTCGATGAACGAAGCGCTGCACGGCGACGGCTTCGACAACTGA
- the rimI gene encoding ribosomal protein S18-alanine N-acetyltransferase, with amino-acid sequence MIVPAAGVRIDPLTSDDIPDCVVLERLLFAGDSPWTDAAFAGELAGRDTRYFAARAPDAGLVGYAGIALLGSADARESEIRTIAVDPRRRRAGIGTRLFDTLLAEADRHGGPVFLEVRTDNEPAIALYRRYRFDVLGVRKRYYQPSGADAYTMCRPVEPVPLDERSVS; translated from the coding sequence ATGATCGTCCCGGCGGCCGGCGTGCGAATCGACCCGTTGACCTCCGACGACATCCCGGATTGCGTCGTTCTGGAACGCTTGCTCTTCGCCGGCGACTCGCCGTGGACCGATGCCGCGTTCGCCGGCGAGCTGGCCGGTCGGGATACCCGCTATTTCGCCGCGCGGGCGCCGGACGCCGGTCTGGTCGGCTACGCCGGGATCGCGTTGCTCGGCTCGGCCGACGCACGCGAGTCGGAAATACGCACCATTGCGGTCGACCCCCGGCGCCGGCGCGCCGGGATCGGCACGCGGCTGTTCGACACGCTGTTGGCCGAAGCCGACCGGCACGGCGGCCCGGTGTTTCTCGAGGTGCGCACCGACAACGAGCCGGCGATCGCGCTGTATCGCCGATACCGGTTCGACGTGCTGGGCGTTCGGAAACGGTACTACCAGCCGAGCGGCGCCGACGCGTACACGATGTGTCGGCCGGTCGAGCCGGTCCCGCTGGATGAGCGGTCGGTTTCATGA
- the tsaB gene encoding tRNA (adenosine(37)-N6)-threonylcarbamoyltransferase complex dimerization subunit type 1 TsaB, whose product MLVLALDTATPAVTAGLVELTGPDRIRPRAVRVHHDPRAHAELLTPQIVECLREAGVTAAELTAVVAGVGPGPFTGLRVGLATALAYADARAIPVYGVCSLDGIASVVAERSLLGAGELLVVTDARRREVYWARYRSGTRIAGPAVCRPAEVVLGAAVAVAGSPVHASLFGLPVVDVAAPTPVGLVACAASAVLAGTAPDPLVPLYLRRPDAAEPKAAVR is encoded by the coding sequence ATGCTGGTTCTCGCATTGGACACTGCCACTCCGGCGGTCACCGCAGGCCTGGTCGAGCTGACCGGGCCCGACCGGATTCGGCCGCGTGCGGTGCGGGTTCACCACGACCCGCGCGCGCATGCCGAGCTGCTCACACCGCAGATCGTCGAGTGCCTGCGGGAGGCGGGAGTGACCGCGGCCGAGCTGACCGCCGTGGTCGCCGGGGTCGGCCCGGGCCCGTTCACGGGGCTGCGGGTGGGTTTGGCGACCGCGCTCGCCTACGCGGACGCCCGAGCGATCCCGGTCTACGGTGTGTGCAGCCTGGACGGCATCGCGTCGGTGGTCGCCGAGCGCTCGCTGCTCGGTGCCGGCGAGTTGTTGGTGGTCACCGATGCGCGCCGCCGTGAGGTGTACTGGGCGCGTTATCGATCCGGTACCCGGATTGCAGGTCCTGCGGTTTGCCGGCCGGCCGAGGTGGTGCTCGGGGCTGCCGTTGCGGTGGCGGGTTCGCCGGTGCATGCGAGCCTGTTCGGCTTGCCGGTCGTCGATGTCGCGGCACCGACACCGGTAGGGCTGGTGGCGTGCGCCGCGTCGGCAGTGCTCGCCGGGACGGCGCCGGATCCCTTGGTTCCGCTCTATCTGCGTCGTCCGGATGCTGCGGAGCCGAAAGCGGCGGTCCGATGA
- a CDS encoding sigma-70 family RNA polymerase sigma factor — protein sequence MTHSNEELDAAVAAAAQGDRLALSRVLEIIRPLVVRYCRGKFGAGERGQLSADDVAQEVCLAVMTALPRYEDQGRPFMAFVYGIASHKVADAHRNVSRNKSDPTAEVPDVISTDHGPEQRALDSEASRQVSSLLSTLSDKHREILVLRLVVGLSAEETAAAVGSTAGAVRVAQHRAIAKLKTQVAKAGEMYGEGLA from the coding sequence ATGACTCACTCGAACGAGGAGTTGGACGCAGCGGTGGCTGCTGCCGCCCAGGGCGACCGGTTGGCGCTCAGTCGCGTTTTGGAGATCATCCGGCCGCTCGTCGTCCGATACTGCCGCGGCAAGTTCGGGGCCGGTGAACGCGGCCAACTCTCTGCCGACGACGTCGCGCAGGAAGTTTGCTTGGCGGTGATGACGGCGCTTCCGCGGTACGAAGATCAGGGCCGTCCGTTCATGGCGTTCGTCTACGGAATCGCCTCGCACAAAGTTGCCGATGCGCATCGCAACGTGTCGCGTAACAAGTCCGACCCGACAGCCGAAGTACCAGATGTCATATCCACAGACCACGGGCCGGAGCAACGGGCCCTGGACTCGGAAGCGAGTCGGCAGGTGAGCAGCTTGCTGAGCACGCTTTCGGACAAGCATCGCGAGATTCTGGTTTTGCGGCTTGTGGTGGGTTTGTCGGCCGAGGAGACAGCAGCCGCGGTCGGCAGTACGGCAGGAGCAGTCCGCGTCGCCCAACATCGGGCGATTGCGAAGTTGAAGACTCAAGTGGCGAAGGCGGGTGAAATGTATGGCGAGGGATTGGCGTGA